In Xyrauchen texanus isolate HMW12.3.18 chromosome 45, RBS_HiC_50CHRs, whole genome shotgun sequence, a single window of DNA contains:
- the LOC127637707 gene encoding microsomal glutathione S-transferase 1-like, whose protein sequence is MINTCCYSRESTSRKVWEMAHLINNNVFLAFSTYATIVILKMMFMSFITAYYRMTRKAFSNWEDTAMGNKNPEDRKKLLQTNPDVERVRRCHQNDLENIIPFVVIGLLYALTGPDLSTALLHFRVFVGSRFIHTVAYVLALPQPSRALAWIVGLFTTFSMAYRVLTTALFR, encoded by the exons GAAAGTTTGGGAAATGGCCCATCTGATAAACAATAATGTGTTCCTGGCCTTCTCCACATATGCCACCATTGTCATCCTTAAAATGATGTTCATGTCCTTCATTACGGCTTACTACAGGATGACCAGAAAG GCCTTTTCAAACTGGGAGGACACTGCAATGGGCAATAAGAATCCAGAAGATAGAAAGAAGTTGCTTCAGACCAATCCTGATGTAGAACGTGTTCGAAG ATGCCATCAGAATGACCTGGAGAACATCATTCCCTTTGTGGTAATTGGTCTGCTGTATGCACTCACGGGGCCGGATCTCTCCACTGCTCTGTTGCACTTCCGAGTGTTTGTGGGTTCACGTTTCATCCACACTGTGGCCTACGTGTTGGCTCTGCCACAGCCTAGCCGAGCTCTGGCCTGGATTGTGGGGCTGTTCACAACTTTCTCTATGGCTTACAGGGTGCTCACCACTGCTCTCTTTCGCTAA
- the LOC127637708 gene encoding microsomal glutathione S-transferase 1-like, with protein sequence MAEIVHMIDSEVFLAFSTYATIVILKMMLMSPITSYYRLTKKVFSNLEDTSLVKTSEDRKKLVRVDPDVERVRRCHQNDLENIIPFVVIGLLYALTGPDLSSALLHFRLFVVSRIIHTVAYVMALPQPSRALAWIVGLFTTFSMAYRVLTTALFL encoded by the exons ATGGCAGAAATTGTGCACATGATTGACAGCGAGGTCTTCCTGGCCTTCTCTACTTATGCAACCATAGTCATCCTCAAAATGATGCTCATGAGCCCCATAACCTCATACTATCGATTGACAAAAAAG GTTTTTTCCAACTTGGAGGACACCAGCTTGGTCAAGACTTCTGAAGACAGAAAGAAGTTGGTCAGGGTCGATCCAGATGTGGAAAGAGTGCGAAG ATGCCACCAGAATGACCTGGAGAACATCATTCCCTTTGTGGTAATTGGTCTTCTGTATGCACTCACAGGGCCGGATCTCTCATCTGCTCTTTTGCACTTCCGGTTGTTTGTGGTTTCACGTATCATCCACACTGTGGCCTACGTGATGGCTCTGCCCCAGCCTAGCAGAGCTCTGGCCTGGATTGTGGGGCTGTTCACAACTTTCTCTATGGCTTACAGAGTGCTCACCACTGCTCTCTTTCTCTAA